A region from the Francisella orientalis FNO12 genome encodes:
- a CDS encoding oxidative damage protection protein gives MTKVLCKKYNEELDAIPFQPLPSELGKKIHSEISNKAWQAWLAHQTILINEYRLNLIEPKAKEFLKEEMQKFLFENKEDKPEQFNEI, from the coding sequence ATGACAAAAGTTTTATGTAAAAAATACAATGAAGAATTAGATGCTATCCCATTTCAACCACTACCTAGTGAACTTGGTAAAAAAATTCATTCAGAGATTTCTAATAAAGCATGGCAAGCTTGGTTAGCTCATCAAACAATTTTGATCAACGAATATCGTTTAAATCTAATAGAACCAAAAGCTAAAGAATTTCTTAAAGAAGAAATGCAGAAGTTTTTATTTGAAAACAAAGAAGATAAACCAGAACAGTTTAACGAAATTTAA
- a CDS encoding TusE/DsrC/DsvC family sulfur relay protein: protein MDNYNIDKQGFLLDFDSWDIGFCNKVANDEKISLTDEHMLVVSFLRDFYQQNKKSPAIRELVKALKEKHGEKIGNSLYLQVLFPVSPAVQAAKLAGLQKPKRCI, encoded by the coding sequence GTGGATAACTACAACATAGACAAGCAAGGCTTTTTATTAGACTTTGATAGTTGGGACATTGGCTTTTGTAATAAAGTTGCTAATGATGAGAAAATCTCGTTGACTGATGAGCATATGCTAGTCGTCAGCTTTTTACGCGATTTTTATCAACAAAATAAGAAATCCCCAGCAATTAGAGAGCTTGTAAAAGCATTAAAAGAAAAGCATGGAGAAAAAATAGGCAATAGTTTGTACTTACAAGTACTATTCCCAGTATCTCCTGCAGTGCAAGCTGCAAAATTAGCGGGCCTTCAAAAACCAAAAAGGTGTATTTAA
- the sspA gene encoding transcriptional regulator SspA, with protein MKVTLYTTKYCPYSLRARIALSEKKMAMDVVEAGDLEPNVVKKISPNGTFPVLMEKDYSINNRKALLIYIDERFPAPSLLPSVVNDHIKIRLSLDKIDNEWYPVLDEIRKNRENKTKLKAIFKDLKESLLAMEKAFSDSDYFISSGFTLADCYIAALIICLEAEGFVIDEEYGSIFNYKKRVFARDSVKKANLKGGAGESLLKTLRAHR; from the coding sequence ATGAAAGTTACATTATATACTACAAAATATTGCCCATATTCTTTGAGAGCAAGAATCGCTTTATCAGAAAAGAAAATGGCAATGGATGTTGTTGAAGCAGGAGATTTAGAGCCAAATGTTGTTAAAAAAATTTCTCCTAATGGTACTTTTCCTGTTTTGATGGAAAAAGATTATAGTATAAATAATAGAAAGGCATTATTGATATATATTGATGAGCGCTTTCCAGCACCAAGTTTATTACCAAGTGTTGTCAACGACCACATTAAGATACGTCTTTCTTTAGATAAGATTGATAATGAGTGGTATCCAGTACTTGATGAGATCAGAAAAAATAGAGAGAATAAAACTAAACTAAAAGCAATTTTTAAAGATCTTAAAGAGAGTTTATTAGCTATGGAAAAAGCTTTTTCGGATTCGGATTATTTCATATCTTCAGGTTTTACTTTAGCTGACTGTTACATAGCCGCTTTAATTATCTGTTTAGAAGCAGAAGGTTTTGTAATTGATGAAGAATATGGATCAATTTTCAATTATAAGAAGCGCGTATTTGCAAGAGACTCTGTCAAAAAAGCTAATTTAAAAGGTGGTGCAGGAGAGTCTTTGTTAAAGACTTTAAGAGCTCATCGATAG
- the sohB gene encoding protease SohB, producing the protein MWYQGFIDFVFFALSTALVVTAIVFVVGSFFSLLAKAKQEVTKLAAGKLEINKIGDEYKSTKEQILETLLDKKEYKKFVKEQKKIDKQEKPKQRKFIINFKGDIHASQVEDLRNEVTAILAVAVADDEVVVRIDSPGGVVNGYGFAAAQLERIRQAGITLTVCIDQVAASGGYMMSAVANKIIAAPFAIVGSIGVVGTVPNIRELLEKNGINIEMHTSGEFKRTLTTVGENTEEGRKKFKQDLENIHKLFKKHILAYRQNLDMRKVATGEYWFGKDALELGLVDEIRTYDDYLIEFLDNHYSVYEVSYVRKKDKGFIKSKLAMIRKTITSFLYARKIM; encoded by the coding sequence ATGTGGTATCAAGGTTTTATAGATTTTGTATTTTTTGCTCTGAGTACAGCCTTGGTTGTAACAGCTATTGTTTTTGTCGTAGGTAGTTTTTTTTCTTTACTTGCTAAGGCCAAACAAGAAGTTACAAAATTAGCAGCAGGAAAACTTGAAATAAATAAAATAGGCGATGAGTATAAATCTACTAAAGAGCAAATTTTAGAAACTTTGTTAGATAAAAAGGAATATAAAAAGTTTGTCAAAGAACAGAAAAAAATTGATAAACAAGAAAAACCTAAGCAAAGAAAGTTTATTATTAATTTTAAAGGAGATATTCACGCATCTCAAGTTGAAGATTTACGTAACGAAGTAACAGCAATTCTAGCTGTAGCTGTGGCAGACGATGAAGTAGTGGTCAGAATAGATAGCCCAGGTGGTGTTGTTAATGGTTATGGCTTTGCGGCAGCTCAGTTAGAGCGTATTAGACAAGCAGGAATAACCTTGACAGTTTGTATTGACCAAGTTGCTGCTAGTGGTGGCTATATGATGTCAGCGGTTGCTAATAAGATTATTGCCGCACCTTTCGCTATAGTAGGTTCAATTGGAGTTGTTGGTACAGTTCCGAATATCAGAGAGCTTCTTGAAAAAAATGGTATCAATATTGAAATGCACACTTCAGGTGAATTTAAGCGTACATTGACAACTGTTGGTGAGAATACAGAGGAAGGGCGTAAAAAGTTCAAGCAAGATTTAGAAAATATTCACAAGTTATTCAAAAAGCATATTTTGGCATATCGTCAAAATTTAGATATGCGTAAAGTAGCTACTGGAGAATATTGGTTTGGTAAAGATGCCTTAGAGTTGGGTCTGGTTGATGAAATTAGAACTTATGATGATTATTTAATTGAGTTTCTTGATAATCATTATTCTGTTTATGAAGTTAGCTACGTTAGAAAAAAGGATAAAGGATTTATTAAATCTAAGCTTGCTATGATTAGAAAAACTATAACAAGTTTTTTGTATGCGCGTAAAATAATGTAG
- a CDS encoding DNA polymerase III subunit delta' C-terminal domain-containing protein — translation MLSLDIHQQLLDSFFEQKTKNMLHHALIFRVKDVVLLDSFMNSLCQLLLGQNVTDYKDSPYVSVTAIENDEIKVSEIKKIIKNCELTAHNNLAKIVIIEELDLLNESAANALLKTLEEPTADTFFLMFTKNYTDILPTVKSRSIVYDIKFSQKDKYNYLKYTFDMSQEAVEKSLQMARDDINIIAKIKLEQHFWVLRNNLMKVLVNQTNPNVFLKEINLYFRDALYWLTSIIIDVYNYKLNEQVEVANYDKLAVIKYLATKFTDDYIYNLYHKALEAKSYFLNFKKVDKELVLENLILEIIK, via the coding sequence GTGTTATCTTTAGATATTCATCAGCAACTTCTTGATAGTTTTTTTGAGCAAAAAACAAAAAATATGTTACATCATGCTCTTATTTTTAGGGTAAAAGATGTAGTATTATTGGATAGCTTTATGAATTCTTTGTGTCAGCTATTGTTGGGACAGAATGTTACCGACTATAAAGACTCTCCCTATGTAAGTGTGACTGCTATAGAAAATGATGAAATTAAAGTTTCTGAAATTAAAAAAATAATTAAAAACTGTGAACTGACCGCGCATAATAATTTAGCTAAGATAGTTATAATTGAAGAACTTGACTTGTTAAATGAATCTGCAGCTAATGCTTTATTAAAAACATTGGAAGAGCCTACAGCAGATACCTTCTTTTTGATGTTTACCAAAAACTATACGGATATTCTGCCGACAGTTAAAAGTAGATCTATAGTCTATGATATTAAATTTAGCCAAAAAGATAAATACAACTATTTAAAGTATACATTTGATATGTCTCAAGAAGCTGTTGAGAAATCATTACAAATGGCTCGTGATGATATAAATATTATAGCTAAGATTAAGCTTGAACAACATTTTTGGGTGCTTAGGAATAACTTGATGAAGGTTTTGGTTAATCAAACTAATCCTAATGTATTTTTAAAGGAGATTAATCTATATTTTAGAGATGCATTATATTGGTTAACTAGTATAATAATCGATGTTTATAATTATAAACTTAATGAGCAGGTAGAAGTTGCCAACTACGATAAATTAGCAGTTATAAAGTATCTTGCGACTAAATTTACAGATGATTACATATATAATCTTTATCATAAAGCATTAGAAGCAAAGAGTTATTTTTTAAACTTTAAGAAAGTTGATAAAGAGTTAGTATTAGAAAATTTAATATTAGAAATTATAAAATAG
- the yhbY gene encoding ribosome assembly RNA-binding protein YhbY, with translation MDVKQQQNLKAQAHALKPVVLMGEKGLTENVMLEIDLALASHELIKVKAGRLPKQEKQEIAAEIVKATKSELVQIIGNILVLYRRNPNIKKK, from the coding sequence ATGGATGTAAAACAACAACAAAATTTAAAAGCCCAAGCACATGCGTTAAAGCCAGTTGTGCTAATGGGCGAAAAAGGACTTACTGAGAATGTAATGTTAGAAATTGATCTAGCCTTAGCGTCACATGAGCTGATCAAAGTAAAAGCAGGTCGCCTACCAAAACAAGAAAAGCAAGAAATTGCCGCAGAGATTGTTAAAGCTACAAAGTCCGAGCTTGTGCAGATAATCGGTAATATCTTAGTGCTATACAGAAGAAATCCTAATATAAAGAAAAAGTAG
- the hemB gene encoding porphobilinogen synthase: protein MSFPISRPRRLRVTQAFRDMVAETNLNIDDLMYPIFVVHGNGIKKEISSMPNQYHWSVDMLDELVEQVVKSGIKSLMIFGVPKTKDLISSENYDPNGITQQAIRKIKELATELVVATDVCMCSFTPHGHCGILDEHDYVDNDQTLEILQKTAISHAQAGVDIVAPSGMMDGMIIAMRQALDESGFETVSIMSYSVKYASAYYGPFRSACSSSLKGDRKTYQMDYRNKKEAIREALADVEQGADFIMVKPALSYLDIINELSHIIELPIAAYHVSGEYAMIKAAANAGLVDEKAITIETLTSMKRAGAKIILTYTALDVANWIR, encoded by the coding sequence ATGAGTTTTCCAATATCACGCCCACGTAGACTTAGAGTTACTCAAGCCTTTCGAGATATGGTTGCTGAGACAAATTTGAACATAGACGATTTGATGTATCCAATATTTGTTGTACATGGTAATGGTATCAAAAAAGAAATCTCAAGTATGCCAAATCAATATCATTGGTCAGTTGATATGCTTGATGAGCTTGTTGAGCAGGTTGTAAAATCAGGAATAAAAAGTTTGATGATATTTGGTGTACCAAAAACCAAAGATCTTATATCATCAGAGAATTACGATCCCAATGGTATAACTCAACAAGCAATTAGAAAAATTAAAGAGCTAGCTACAGAGCTTGTGGTAGCTACAGATGTGTGCATGTGTAGTTTTACACCTCATGGACATTGTGGGATTTTAGATGAGCATGATTATGTAGATAATGATCAAACATTAGAGATATTACAAAAAACAGCTATTTCTCATGCACAAGCTGGTGTAGATATCGTCGCACCAAGTGGAATGATGGATGGCATGATAATTGCGATGCGTCAAGCATTGGATGAGTCAGGATTTGAAACTGTAAGTATTATGTCATACTCTGTGAAGTATGCTTCAGCATATTATGGTCCATTTAGAAGTGCTTGTAGCTCATCTCTTAAGGGAGATCGTAAAACTTATCAAATGGATTATCGTAATAAAAAAGAGGCTATCCGTGAAGCTCTAGCAGATGTTGAACAAGGCGCAGACTTTATTATGGTCAAACCAGCATTGAGTTATTTAGATATTATTAATGAATTGAGTCATATAATAGAGTTGCCAATAGCAGCATATCATGTCAGTGGAGAATATGCGATGATTAAAGCTGCTGCAAATGCAGGTCTAGTTGATGAAAAAGCAATCACTATAGAAACGTTGACATCGATGAAAAGAGCAGGCGCTAAAATAATTCTTACTTATACAGCTTTAGATGTTGCAAACTGGATTAGATGA
- a CDS encoding tRNA (cytidine(34)-2'-O)-methyltransferase: MINIALYEPEIPPNTGNIIRLCANVGAKLHLIEPLGFKLEDKQLRRAGLDYHEFADLKIYKNFDEFYQKNKQNKIWACTTKAKQYYHQVNFNYDDILLFGPETRGLPIDVLKLLEKTQLKIPMHKNSRSLNLSNSVAVILYGALNNICFDKLGLL; the protein is encoded by the coding sequence ATGATAAATATTGCTTTATACGAGCCTGAGATTCCACCAAATACTGGTAATATAATTAGATTGTGTGCAAATGTCGGCGCTAAATTACATTTGATAGAACCATTAGGATTTAAATTAGAAGACAAGCAACTTAGAAGAGCAGGTCTCGATTATCATGAGTTTGCGGATCTTAAAATTTATAAAAATTTTGATGAGTTTTATCAGAAAAATAAACAAAATAAGATTTGGGCGTGTACAACTAAAGCGAAACAATATTATCATCAAGTAAATTTTAATTATGATGATATTTTACTTTTTGGACCTGAGACAAGAGGATTGCCGATCGACGTTTTAAAATTACTTGAAAAAACACAGCTGAAAATTCCAATGCACAAAAATAGTCGTAGTCTTAATTTATCAAATTCAGTAGCAGTGATTTTGTATGGGGCGTTAAATAATATATGCTTTGATAAATTAGGTCTCTTATAA
- a CDS encoding POT-type proton-dependent oligopeptide transporter translates to MFLKFTAHNGIISSYWLFGSYALQALRELLIPAIGLSMFSRLAPAKVNGFMIGVWWVFLAFASILGGLVAQLTAISKQQVSSVTLTLSLNTYTSLFLMIGIAIVIVSFISFGLSPFKKKLINQQ, encoded by the coding sequence ATATTTCTCAAATTTACAGCTCATAATGGCATCATCTCATCATACTGGTTATTTGGTAGTTATGCTCTTCAAGCACTAAGAGAACTACTAATACCCGCTATTGGATTATCTATGTTTAGCAGACTTGCTCCAGCTAAGGTTAATGGATTTATGATAGGAGTTTGGTGGGTATTCTTGGCATTTGCTTCGATTTTAGGTGGATTAGTTGCTCAATTAACTGCTATCAGTAAACAACAGGTATCTTCAGTAACTCTCACTCTATCTCTAAATACCTACACCAGCCTTTTCTTAATGATTGGGATTGCTATAGTAATTGTTTCATTTATATCTTTCGGTCTTTCACCATTTAAAAAGAAACTTATTAATCAACAGTAA
- a CDS encoding POT-type proton-dependent oligopeptide transporter: MCEAIVYKISYIQMASSINLFTIKNIDHSILGFIIVPETFQALNPF, from the coding sequence ATGTGTGAAGCTATAGTATATAAGATATCATACATACAAATGGCATCATCAATAAACCTATTTACTATCAAAAACATAGATCATTCAATTTTAGGATTTATAATAGTACCGGAGACATTCCAAGCACTTAATCCTTTCTAG
- a CDS encoding POT-type proton-dependent oligopeptide transporter, with translation MCVGTGLFKSNPTSLLSKCYEKSNSGQISDAFTLFYMAINLGSLLGSLAIPTIAKHYGYSASFVVISIALIFAIATFVGFGFTMKHISTHAGAKKLRLSYLFWVIVGMIAMIYSQGPTYVFILSKINSYFELYCLFTYLYI, from the coding sequence ATATGTGTTGGTACAGGCTTATTTAAATCAAACCCTACAAGCCTGCTATCAAAATGTTATGAAAAAAGTAACTCCGGACAAATCAGCGATGCTTTCACTCTTTTTTATATGGCTATAAATTTAGGCTCACTACTTGGTAGCTTAGCGATTCCAACTATTGCAAAACATTATGGTTACTCTGCGAGTTTTGTAGTTATCTCTATAGCTTTAATCTTTGCTATAGCTACTTTTGTAGGCTTTGGTTTCACAATGAAACATATCTCTACTCACGCAGGTGCCAAGAAGCTTAGATTAAGTTATTTATTCTGGGTGATAGTAGGGATGATTGCTATGATATATAGTCAAGGCCCTACTTACGTATTTATTCTTAGCAAAATTAATAGTTATTTTGAGCTTTATTGCTTGTTTACTTATCTATATATCTAG
- the argS gene encoding arginine--tRNA ligase, with protein sequence MNIENYLSDIFAQAFEKLGYSQSFAKVVTSTREGVGHFQCNGAMPLAKFAKKAPLVIAQEIIEQIDNEDIFSKLEIAKPGFINISLSDKFLATTTDKFLNSSKFGVQGNSKSKKIVLDFGGPNVAKPMHVGHIRSALLGDALQRLHRFYNDNVISDVHLGDWGTQMGMLIEEIKLESPDLMYFDKNYNGEYPKESPVTVQELAEIYPRASKRCKSDIIEMDKARQATFELQQGRKGYVSLWQHFVRISIEAIKKDFDSLDVHFDLWLGESDANKFVDEMIAYFKTNNFIYEDEGAWVIDTNKEGIPPLIVIKKDGGVMYGTTDLATLWQRAKDLSPDEIIYVVDKRQSLHFRQVFSVAKRTKVVSEECKLKHVAFGTVNGKDGCPFKTREGGVMHLSDLISQAKNYAHKRMPDENDENIINQIAMATIKFGDLVNNYANDYIFDLEKFAQYEGKTGPYLLYTTVRAKAILRKVFGENYDINALAKEYRITKSDNEHEEKLQLQLIQFPIAVSRTYENSQPHHICEYAYSLANSFNRFYVNCPIMNLEEEQLKKSRITLCMATVKAMTIATDLLGISIPERM encoded by the coding sequence ATGAATATAGAAAATTATTTATCAGACATATTTGCACAAGCATTTGAAAAGTTAGGATACTCTCAAAGTTTTGCTAAAGTTGTAACATCTACTCGCGAAGGTGTAGGTCACTTTCAATGCAATGGAGCGATGCCTCTAGCTAAATTTGCCAAAAAAGCACCTCTAGTAATAGCTCAAGAAATAATTGAGCAGATCGACAATGAAGACATTTTTTCTAAACTTGAAATAGCAAAGCCTGGATTTATAAATATATCTTTATCTGATAAGTTTCTAGCAACCACAACTGATAAATTCTTAAACTCATCTAAATTTGGTGTACAAGGCAACTCAAAGTCCAAGAAAATAGTTTTAGACTTTGGCGGCCCAAACGTTGCTAAACCAATGCATGTTGGTCATATCAGATCAGCGTTATTGGGTGATGCTCTTCAAAGATTACATAGATTCTACAATGATAATGTAATCTCAGATGTGCATCTTGGTGACTGGGGTACACAAATGGGCATGTTGATAGAGGAAATAAAACTAGAATCTCCGGATCTAATGTATTTTGATAAAAACTATAATGGTGAATACCCTAAAGAATCTCCTGTAACAGTCCAAGAGTTAGCTGAAATATATCCAAGAGCTTCAAAAAGATGTAAATCTGATATCATCGAAATGGATAAAGCAAGACAGGCAACTTTTGAACTTCAACAAGGTCGCAAGGGTTATGTATCTCTATGGCAACATTTCGTGAGAATATCTATAGAAGCTATTAAAAAAGATTTTGATAGTTTAGATGTCCATTTTGACTTATGGCTCGGCGAAAGTGATGCAAATAAATTTGTAGACGAAATGATCGCGTATTTTAAAACAAATAACTTCATATATGAAGATGAAGGAGCATGGGTCATTGACACCAATAAAGAAGGTATTCCTCCGCTTATAGTCATCAAAAAAGATGGTGGGGTGATGTACGGTACCACCGACCTTGCAACACTATGGCAGCGTGCTAAAGATTTAAGTCCTGATGAAATAATTTACGTAGTTGATAAAAGACAATCACTTCACTTTAGACAAGTATTTAGTGTTGCTAAGAGAACAAAAGTAGTTAGTGAAGAATGTAAACTTAAGCATGTTGCATTTGGCACCGTCAATGGAAAAGATGGCTGTCCATTTAAAACACGTGAAGGCGGCGTAATGCATCTTTCAGATCTAATATCTCAAGCAAAAAATTATGCTCATAAAAGAATGCCAGATGAGAACGATGAGAATATTATTAATCAAATCGCTATGGCAACTATTAAGTTTGGTGATTTGGTTAACAACTACGCTAATGACTATATTTTTGACTTAGAGAAGTTTGCACAGTATGAAGGTAAAACTGGTCCATATCTACTATACACAACAGTTAGAGCAAAAGCTATTTTGAGAAAAGTCTTCGGCGAGAATTATGACATCAACGCTTTAGCTAAAGAATACAGAATAACAAAATCAGATAATGAACATGAAGAAAAACTGCAACTACAATTAATACAATTCCCAATTGCAGTATCTCGTACTTATGAGAATTCTCAGCCTCATCACATTTGTGAATACGCATATTCTCTTGCTAATAGCTTTAACAGATTTTATGTAAATTGCCCTATTATGAATCTTGAAGAGGAGCAACTAAAAAAATCAAGAATTACACTATGTATGGCAACAGTAAAAGCCATGACTATAGCAACAGATTTACTAGGAATTTCTATTCCTGAGAGAATGTAA
- a CDS encoding LPS-assembly protein LptD, with translation MLKGIHRYLLVCFGTVAFTVQAHAARIISKNPIKEDWKCEIVDGQWSCKRTEKPKNVFDKEISAAEKEKALADDLAWVKKPETFVGGYYSNDSQFTQALCASKKTDLSYENSEFDNDGTLIASGNVQVLQCDQELYGNNAVVNLTSDNSAIRSMVMTGDVIAKQPSTGIVIRTKELDSDMTNGTYSTGEAYFRLARETPDTRIYNKDSFTGYLRGYAKTLKKEEDGNIMLSDGYITSGGPYDNAWKITGSDIDIDTNTEMAYVKNGFFKIDDVPVMYIPYFSHPINDKRKSGFLFPGFVQNSNSGIGVSVPYYFNLAPNYDFLLNNVIWSERGIMENGTFRYMTKYFEGEFDGSLVPWDFKEGRMRGAFDITTTGKYSLGDAGALSTNLIYEYVSDENYYNDFSSGNVNLVTKTLLTREFDINYGYKQYVTAGISVLDYGVVNPAIDLANIPYAKLPEVKFNVTSDGYTPDYVTLSADTLNTYYYKSPWAINPAVGPEKGTNVSGFRSYEAPKIKGNFNNEWGYLNPSLEVPIRYYQLDRKASDTIKFDNSTVTSVLPIFNIDAAAYFDRDYTTDSGSYTQTIKPRLFYTYIPYQNQTDIPIFDTSMQNEQYMQMFQVNRFTGYDRINNANQLTYALETYTTSKDDGSTLASAKIGQIAYFEDRKVNLCQGDAKCPHPGMEDQYANDMFSPIMSSFEFQVIKNIYLSAQINYRLQTSKFDYQVYQLSYKDENENIFNISYNSIENNWNSITQEQINTGQTPKPQETITLSTLLNITDHWGVTALWNYNLKEQKISNVFAGLQYNAKSWALRAMWQATAYTNENPNDPNALANLTSTYMLEFELKGLGGVGDTSNLSSRLQQINGYKVGQWGEGI, from the coding sequence ATGTTAAAGGGGATTCACAGGTATTTACTAGTGTGCTTCGGTACAGTAGCGTTTACAGTACAAGCACATGCTGCGCGTATTATTAGTAAAAACCCTATCAAAGAAGATTGGAAATGTGAAATTGTAGATGGCCAGTGGAGCTGCAAAAGAACAGAAAAGCCTAAGAACGTTTTTGATAAAGAAATTAGTGCTGCAGAGAAAGAAAAGGCTCTTGCTGATGACTTGGCATGGGTTAAAAAACCAGAAACTTTTGTGGGAGGCTATTACAGTAACGACTCACAGTTTACCCAAGCTTTATGCGCATCGAAGAAGACTGATCTTAGTTACGAAAATTCAGAATTTGATAATGATGGTACATTAATTGCTTCAGGTAATGTACAAGTTCTTCAATGTGATCAGGAGTTGTATGGTAATAATGCTGTAGTAAATCTGACGAGTGATAATAGTGCAATTAGATCAATGGTTATGACAGGTGATGTTATTGCTAAGCAACCATCTACAGGTATTGTAATTAGGACTAAAGAGCTAGACTCTGATATGACTAATGGCACTTACAGTACCGGAGAAGCTTATTTTAGGTTAGCACGAGAGACACCGGATACTAGAATATATAATAAGGATAGTTTTACCGGTTACTTGCGTGGCTATGCAAAAACGCTCAAGAAAGAAGAAGATGGTAATATAATGCTTTCTGATGGTTATATCACATCAGGCGGTCCTTATGATAATGCTTGGAAGATAACTGGTAGTGATATTGATATCGATACCAATACTGAGATGGCGTACGTTAAAAACGGTTTCTTCAAGATAGATGATGTGCCTGTGATGTACATACCGTATTTCTCACATCCAATAAACGATAAGCGTAAATCAGGTTTCTTATTCCCTGGGTTTGTTCAAAATAGTAATTCCGGTATAGGGGTTTCAGTACCATATTATTTCAATTTAGCACCAAATTATGATTTCTTGCTTAATAACGTTATTTGGTCGGAGAGAGGTATCATGGAAAATGGTACATTCCGTTATATGACTAAGTACTTTGAAGGTGAGTTTGATGGTTCTTTAGTTCCTTGGGACTTTAAAGAAGGTAGAATGAGGGGTGCTTTTGATATAACCACGACAGGTAAGTACTCTTTAGGTGATGCAGGAGCATTATCTACAAATTTAATATATGAGTATGTTAGTGATGAGAATTATTATAATGACTTCTCATCTGGTAATGTTAATCTAGTTACAAAAACATTATTAACCAGAGAGTTTGATATTAATTATGGTTATAAACAATATGTTACAGCCGGTATATCAGTTCTAGATTATGGAGTTGTTAACCCTGCCATTGATTTGGCAAACATTCCTTATGCTAAGTTACCAGAGGTCAAATTTAATGTAACTTCAGATGGTTATACGCCTGACTATGTGACTCTTAGTGCAGATACTCTTAATACTTACTATTATAAATCACCTTGGGCAATAAATCCTGCAGTAGGCCCTGAGAAAGGAACTAACGTAAGTGGTTTTAGATCTTATGAAGCACCTAAAATTAAAGGTAATTTTAATAATGAGTGGGGTTATCTTAACCCTTCTTTAGAAGTACCAATTCGTTATTACCAACTTGATAGAAAAGCAAGTGATACAATTAAGTTTGATAATAGCACCGTCACGAGTGTTTTACCTATATTCAATATAGATGCAGCTGCATATTTTGATAGGGACTATACAACTGACAGTGGTTCATATACACAAACAATTAAACCAAGATTGTTTTATACTTATATTCCATATCAGAATCAAACGGATATCCCAATATTTGATACAAGTATGCAGAATGAGCAGTATATGCAGATGTTCCAGGTAAATAGATTTACAGGGTATGATAGAATTAACAATGCTAATCAGTTAACTTATGCTTTGGAAACTTACACAACTAGTAAAGATGATGGAAGTACTTTAGCTTCTGCCAAGATTGGACAGATAGCATATTTTGAGGATAGAAAGGTTAATTTATGTCAAGGTGATGCAAAATGTCCACATCCTGGAATGGAAGATCAATATGCAAATGATATGTTTTCTCCTATTATGTCATCTTTTGAATTCCAGGTGATAAAGAATATCTATTTATCAGCACAAATTAACTATAGGCTACAAACATCAAAATTTGACTATCAAGTTTATCAATTATCATACAAAGATGAAAATGAGAATATCTTTAATATTTCTTACAACAGTATTGAAAATAACTGGAACTCTATTACGCAAGAGCAAATTAATACGGGACAAACTCCTAAGCCTCAAGAGACCATAACCTTATCAACTCTATTAAATATTACAGATCATTGGGGTGTTACTGCTTTATGGAACTATAATTTAAAAGAGCAAAAAATATCAAACGTATTTGCAGGTCTTCAGTATAATGCTAAATCTTGGGCTCTTAGAGCTATGTGGCAAGCTACTGCTTATACAAATGAGAATCCTAATGATCCTAATGCTTTGGCAAATCTTACAAGCACTTATATGCTAGAGTTTGAACTAAAAGGTCTTGGAGGTGTAGGAGACACTAGTAACTTATCGTCGCGTTTGCAGCAGATAAATGGCTACAAAGTGGGTCAATGGGGAGAAGGTATATAA